In one Euleptes europaea isolate rEulEur1 chromosome 12, rEulEur1.hap1, whole genome shotgun sequence genomic region, the following are encoded:
- the ZDHHC23 gene encoding palmitoyltransferase ZDHHC23, translating into MKPRKKKPKGPEMEDALCCCEYLDRTGERSHLTACLCNCEDLDECCERWLTCRPLPPGNLERIADTFTDRFRFPWPRGALKIDISLLPPIILLPVFLHIAALHFLLALIILVSLPVLVLWYYYLTHRKKGRTLFFLSLGLFSLGYMYFVFLQEVVPRGHVGRGQVTILTCGLIVMLVALSRAKRDPGYLCSQMSSDKALCQGNSNNNVISSQNGLGSANGLYRATLSGTATNSHTEGPSGPLKEEPGGVTEDWCSKCQLVRPVRAGHCRICGRCVKRLDHHCVWINSCVGEQNHQAFILALSFFLLTSVYGISLTLDTICRGKATIKALFYCPGVYADYSSALSFTCVWYCAIVTSGMGYILLIQLLNISYNVTEREARIALRENSGRRLCCGMAIDTGQYNRGFLRNWIQFVTLGSPALQRSTEAIV; encoded by the exons ATGAAACCTCGCAAAAAGAAACCTAAAGGCCCCGAGATGGAGGATGCCCTCTGTTGCTGCGAGTACCTGGATCGGACGGGGGAGCGAAGCCACCTGACGGCCTGTCTTTGTAACTGTGAGGACCTCGATGAATGCTGTGAAAG GTGGCTGACTTGCCGACCCTTGCCCCCTGGGAATTTAGAAAGAATTGCAGACACCTTCACGGACCGCTTCCGCTTCCCATGGCCCAGGGGGGCTCTGAAGATCGATATCAGCCTCCTCCCGCCAATTATCCTGCTGCCCGTCTTCCTTCACATAGCAGCCTTGCACTTCCTCCTGGCGCTCATCATCCTGGTATCGCTTCCTGTCCTGGTGCTGTGGTACTACTACCTCACACACAGGAAGAAGGGTCGGACTCTCTTCTTCTTGAGTCTAGGGCTTTTTTCCCTGGGCTATATGTACTTTGTGTTCCTCCAGGAGGTGGTTCCCCGTGGCCACGTGGGACGCGGCCAGGTGACAATTCTCACTTGTGGTTTAATTGTCATGCTTGTGGCTCTGTCTCGAGCCAAGAGAGACCCTGGCTACCTTTGCAGCCAAATGAGCAGTGACAAAGCCCTTTGTCAaggcaacagcaacaacaacgtCATCTCAAGCCAGAATGGCCTGGGGAGCGCCAACGGGCTTTACAGAGCCACTCTATCCGGCACTGCTACAAACAGTCACACCGAGGGCCCTTCCGGCCCGTTGAAAGAGGAGCCAGGCGGGGTCACGGAGGACTGGTGCTCCAAGTGTCAGCTTGTTAGGCCAGTCCGAGCTGGGCACTGTCGGATATGTGGCAGGTGTGTGAAGAGACTGGACCATCACTGTGTCTG GATTAACAGCTGTGTTGGGGAACAGAACCACCAGGCCTTTATCCTCGCGCTCTCCTTTTTTCTGCTCACCTCAGTATATGGGATTTCTTTGACTTTGGACACGATCTGTAGGGGGAAAGCCACCATCAAGGCACTGTTCTACTGCCCTGGGGTCTATGCAGATTACAG TTCTGCGCTGTCATTCACCTGTGTGTGGTATTGCGCCATTGTTACCTCTGGAATGGGCTACATCCTTCTCATTCAGCTCTTGAACATCAGCTATAACGTGACGGAGAGGGAAGCTCGGATCGCCCTACGAGAGAACTCTGGGCGCAGGCTGTGCTGCGGGATGGCGATAGACACCGGCCAATACAACCGGGGCTTCCTGCGCAACTGGATCCAGTTCGTTACCTTGGGCTCTCCCGCTTTGCAGCGCTCCACTGAAGCCATTGTATGA